The Methylobacterium sp. PvR107 genome contains a region encoding:
- a CDS encoding AMP-dependent synthetase: MFGVNSSAASLPVLAPQDPARAFRTGPAGPAAADRRGAEAAPAICPHRVARWAIGEGLRAGDTVALLVQDLGQAEAMRLGLARLGLRVVCLDGTGLGDALADSLSLSGAALVIVDTTLAQAYAGLMGRLSAYPPVWWNGPGADFASLDLALAELA; encoded by the coding sequence ATGTTCGGCGTCAACTCCTCTGCCGCATCACTTCCAGTCCTGGCGCCCCAGGACCCGGCCCGCGCCTTCCGGACCGGCCCGGCCGGGCCTGCAGCCGCCGACCGGCGCGGCGCCGAGGCTGCGCCCGCAATCTGCCCGCACCGGGTCGCGCGCTGGGCCATCGGCGAGGGCCTGCGCGCCGGCGACACCGTCGCGCTTCTGGTGCAGGATCTCGGGCAGGCGGAGGCGATGCGCCTCGGTCTCGCCCGCCTCGGCCTCCGGGTCGTCTGCCTCGACGGGACCGGTCTCGGTGACGCTCTGGCCGACAGCCTGTCGCTGTCGGGAGCGGCCCTGGTAATCGTCGATACGACGCTGGCGCAGGCCTATGCCGGCCTGATGGGCCGGTTGTCCGCCTATCCGCCGGTATGGTGGAACGGCCCGGGCGCCGATTTCGCGAGCCTCGATCTCGCGCTGGCCGAGCTGGCGTAG
- a CDS encoding type II toxin-antitoxin system ParD family antitoxin, protein MIRAELGDPLEAFVTRLVETGRYTSENEVLRQGVRLIRDREASLAALDQSITIALAQAGRTKPADDVFGRLERKSRALSDGTE, encoded by the coding sequence ATGATTCGTGCCGAACTCGGGGATCCGCTTGAGGCCTTCGTGACGCGGCTGGTCGAAACCGGCCGGTACACTTCGGAGAACGAGGTGCTTCGGCAAGGTGTCCGCCTGATCCGCGACCGGGAAGCGAGCCTCGCCGCGTTGGATCAATCGATCACGATCGCCCTCGCTCAGGCCGGGCGGACCAAACCGGCCGACGATGTCTTCGGCCGGCTGGAACGCAAGTCTCGTGCGCTCAGCGACGGGACAGAATGA
- a CDS encoding DUF5993 family protein — protein MMVLPFVGFAGSLVAVLGGRRGVALGLWLVSLIGTLVLFGAHATSTLQLDF, from the coding sequence ATGATGGTGCTGCCGTTCGTCGGCTTTGCGGGAAGTTTGGTCGCCGTGCTCGGCGGCCGTCGCGGGGTGGCCCTCGGCCTGTGGCTGGTCTCGCTGATCGGCACGCTCGTGCTGTTCGGCGCGCACGCCACCTCGACCCTTCAGCTCGATTTCTGA
- the secA gene encoding preprotein translocase subunit SecA, producing MLGSIAKKIFGSSNDRRVKGYRPRVALINALEPEIQDLSDEALRARTDMLKAELAAGKSLDDILVPAFATVREAAKRVFGQRHFDVQLIGGMVLHEGGIAEMKTGEGKTLVATLPVYLNALEGKGVHVVTVNDYLAARDAEWMGQLYRFLGLSVGTIVHGLDDAQRKDAYACDITYGTNNEYGFDYLRDNMKYEMSQLAQRGHNFAIVDEVDSILIDEARTPLIISGPVDDRSELYVAVDALMPRLRKEFYDLDEKQRTVSLTEEGNEFIEEALREAGLLKEGDLYDAHNVTLVHHVNQALRANTLFTRDKDYIVKNDEVVIIDEFTGRMMQGRRYSEGLHQALEAKERVTIQPENQTLASITFQNYFRLYKKLAGMTGTASTEADEFAEIYKLDVVDIPTNKEVERVDEDDEVYRTVGEKYEGIIAEIDRAHSRHQPILVGTGSIEKSEHLAEMLKKAGYSLLDYSDPNALTDVYAAAREGRVTKRFAVLNARFHEQEAYIVAEAGVPGAITIATNMAGRGTDIKLGGNLEMRIEKELGHLADGPERNAAIEAIKAEIAENRAKVLASGEPADPEAGRKKALPGGLYIIGTERHESRRIDNQLRGRSGRQGDPGRSKFYLSLQDDLMRIFGSDRMDGMLQKLGLEQGEAIIHPWINKAIEKAQQKVEARNFDMRKNVLKYDNVMNDQRKVVFEQRRDFMGQDSVRETVDEMREGVIDDLVARHIPENAYAEQWDVAGLHEQVKDILNLDVPVEDWAKEEGIADEEMRERLMKAAETAYADRTEKNGAEVTAYIEKQVLLQTLDHLWREHLVTLDHLRQVIGWRGFAQRDPLNEYKSEAFDLFNGLVTALREQVTAQLSRVEIMMQEPQAEYPAGGPTLPPMFAQHLDPVTGENEMDYAGQGSGSDGGGGPAYGFAAQGLAADGAVLERNPDDAATWGRVGRNEPCPCGSGKKYKHCHGSLQA from the coding sequence ATGCTCGGCTCGATCGCCAAGAAGATTTTCGGCTCCTCCAACGACCGCCGCGTCAAGGGCTATCGCCCGCGCGTGGCCCTGATCAACGCGCTGGAACCGGAGATCCAGGACCTGTCGGACGAGGCCCTGCGCGCCCGCACCGACATGCTGAAGGCCGAGCTCGCCGCCGGCAAGAGCCTGGACGACATCCTGGTGCCGGCCTTCGCGACGGTGCGCGAGGCCGCCAAGCGCGTCTTCGGTCAGCGCCATTTCGACGTGCAGCTGATCGGCGGCATGGTGCTGCACGAGGGCGGCATCGCCGAGATGAAGACCGGCGAGGGCAAGACCCTGGTGGCGACGCTGCCGGTCTATCTGAACGCGCTCGAGGGCAAGGGCGTCCACGTCGTCACGGTCAACGACTACCTCGCCGCCCGCGACGCCGAGTGGATGGGCCAGCTCTACCGGTTCCTGGGGCTCAGCGTCGGCACCATCGTCCACGGACTCGACGACGCGCAGCGCAAGGACGCCTACGCCTGCGACATCACCTACGGCACCAACAACGAGTACGGGTTCGACTACCTGCGCGACAACATGAAGTACGAGATGTCCCAGCTGGCGCAGCGGGGGCACAACTTCGCGATCGTCGACGAGGTCGATTCGATCCTGATCGACGAAGCGCGCACGCCGCTGATCATCTCCGGCCCGGTGGATGACCGCTCGGAACTCTACGTGGCGGTCGACGCGCTGATGCCGCGCCTGCGCAAGGAGTTCTACGACCTCGACGAGAAGCAGCGCACCGTCTCGCTGACCGAAGAGGGCAACGAGTTCATCGAGGAGGCGCTGCGCGAGGCCGGCCTCCTCAAGGAAGGCGACCTCTACGACGCCCACAACGTCACGCTGGTCCACCACGTGAACCAGGCTCTGCGCGCCAACACGCTGTTCACCCGCGACAAGGACTACATCGTCAAGAACGACGAGGTGGTGATCATCGACGAGTTCACCGGCCGCATGATGCAGGGCCGGCGCTACTCGGAGGGCTTGCACCAGGCCCTCGAGGCCAAGGAGCGGGTCACGATCCAGCCCGAGAACCAGACGCTGGCCTCGATCACCTTCCAGAACTACTTCCGCCTCTACAAGAAGCTCGCCGGCATGACCGGCACGGCCTCGACCGAAGCCGACGAATTCGCCGAGATCTACAAGCTCGACGTGGTCGATATCCCGACCAACAAGGAGGTCGAGCGCGTCGATGAGGACGACGAGGTCTACCGGACCGTCGGGGAGAAGTACGAAGGCATCATCGCCGAGATCGACAGGGCGCATAGCCGTCACCAGCCGATCCTGGTCGGCACCGGCTCGATCGAGAAGTCGGAGCACCTCGCCGAGATGCTCAAGAAGGCCGGCTACAGCCTGCTCGACTATTCCGATCCGAACGCGCTGACAGACGTCTACGCCGCCGCCCGCGAGGGCCGGGTGACCAAGCGCTTCGCCGTGCTCAACGCCCGCTTCCACGAGCAGGAGGCCTATATCGTGGCCGAGGCAGGTGTGCCCGGCGCGATCACCATCGCCACCAACATGGCGGGCCGCGGTACCGACATCAAACTCGGCGGCAATCTCGAGATGCGGATCGAGAAGGAGTTGGGGCACTTGGCCGACGGGCCGGAGCGCAACGCCGCCATCGAGGCGATCAAGGCTGAGATCGCCGAGAACCGCGCCAAGGTGCTGGCCTCCGGCGAACCGGCCGATCCCGAGGCAGGCCGGAAGAAGGCGCTGCCCGGCGGCCTCTACATCATCGGCACCGAGCGCCACGAATCCCGGCGCATCGACAACCAGCTCCGCGGCCGTTCGGGCCGCCAGGGCGATCCCGGCCGCTCGAAATTCTACCTGTCGCTCCAGGACGACCTGATGCGGATCTTCGGCTCCGACCGCATGGACGGGATGCTGCAGAAGCTCGGCCTGGAGCAGGGCGAGGCGATCATTCACCCCTGGATCAACAAGGCGATCGAGAAGGCGCAGCAGAAGGTCGAGGCGCGCAACTTCGACATGCGCAAGAACGTGTTGAAGTACGACAACGTCATGAACGACCAGCGCAAGGTCGTGTTCGAGCAGCGCCGCGACTTCATGGGTCAGGACAGCGTCCGCGAGACCGTGGACGAGATGCGCGAGGGCGTGATCGACGACCTCGTCGCCCGCCATATCCCGGAGAACGCCTACGCCGAGCAGTGGGACGTCGCCGGCCTGCACGAGCAGGTGAAGGACATCCTCAACCTCGACGTGCCGGTGGAAGACTGGGCCAAGGAGGAGGGCATCGCCGACGAGGAGATGCGCGAGCGCCTGATGAAGGCCGCCGAGACGGCCTATGCCGACCGGACCGAGAAGAACGGTGCCGAGGTCACGGCCTATATCGAGAAGCAGGTCCTGCTCCAGACCCTCGACCATCTCTGGCGCGAGCACCTCGTGACCCTGGACCACCTGCGGCAGGTGATCGGCTGGCGCGGCTTCGCCCAGCGCGACCCGCTGAACGAGTACAAGTCCGAGGCGTTCGACCTGTTCAACGGTCTCGTGACCGCCCTGCGCGAGCAAGTCACCGCGCAGCTCTCGCGGGTCGAGATCATGATGCAGGAGCCGCAGGCGGAGTACCCGGCCGGTGGCCCGACGCTGCCGCCGATGTTCGCCCAGCATCTCGATCCGGTGACCGGCGAGAACGAGATGGATTATGCCGGGCAGGGTTCGGGCAGCGACGGGGGCGGTGGTCCGGCCTACGGTTTCGCCGCGCAGGGCCTCGCGGCGGATGGGGCCGTGCTGGAGCGCAATCCGGACGATGCCGCCACCTGGGGCCGCGTCGGCCGCAACGAGCCGTGCCCCTGTGGCTCGGGCAAGAAGTACAAGCACTGCCACGGCAGCCTCCAGGCCTGA
- a CDS encoding type II toxin-antitoxin system RelE/ParE family toxin: MRSTLSFVRGLRMACLALADFPERFPLVCRYEDRGVRRHVQGKYPIFYRVETDCVVILHILRGTVDHATRLFPS; the protein is encoded by the coding sequence ATCCGCAGCACACTGAGTTTCGTTCGGGGACTGCGCATGGCCTGCCTGGCGCTGGCTGATTTCCCCGAGCGTTTTCCGCTGGTTTGCCGCTATGAGGACCGTGGCGTTCGCCGGCATGTGCAGGGCAAGTACCCGATCTTCTACAGGGTTGAGACCGATTGCGTCGTCATCCTGCACATCCTGCGTGGCACCGTCGATCATGCCACGCGCCTGTTCCCGTCCTGA
- a CDS encoding enoyl-CoA hydratase, whose amino-acid sequence MTAAPSTVPSASDRSDEPILLRADADGVATLTLNRPQARNALSMALMGALQDQLDAIRTDPGVRVVVLQGAGPAFCAGHDLKEMRADPAREATEAVFRTCARLMLSLTRLPQPVIARVHGIATAAGCQLVATCDLAVCAAEARFATPGVQIGLFCSTPMVALSRAVSRKAALEMLLVGEPIDAAEALRIGLVNRVVPQADLDAAVGALATRIAGKARRVLAIGKEAFGRQIEMGVEEAYGYAAEVMTRNMMLADAHEGIDAFLGKRPPRWEP is encoded by the coding sequence ATGACCGCAGCCCCGTCCACGGTCCCATCCGCCTCGGACAGATCGGACGAACCGATCCTGCTGCGCGCGGACGCCGACGGCGTCGCGACGCTGACCCTGAACCGGCCCCAGGCCCGCAACGCCCTGTCGATGGCCCTGATGGGCGCGCTCCAGGACCAGCTCGACGCGATCCGCACGGATCCCGGGGTACGCGTCGTGGTCCTGCAGGGGGCCGGCCCCGCCTTCTGCGCCGGCCACGATCTCAAGGAGATGCGCGCCGATCCCGCGCGGGAAGCGACCGAGGCGGTGTTCCGCACCTGCGCCCGGCTGATGCTCAGCCTCACACGCCTGCCGCAGCCGGTGATCGCCCGGGTCCACGGCATCGCCACCGCCGCCGGCTGCCAGCTCGTCGCGACCTGCGACCTCGCCGTCTGCGCCGCGGAGGCCCGCTTCGCGACGCCCGGCGTGCAGATCGGGCTGTTTTGCTCGACCCCGATGGTGGCCCTCTCGCGGGCGGTGTCGCGCAAGGCTGCCCTGGAGATGCTGCTGGTCGGCGAGCCGATCGACGCCGCCGAGGCGCTGCGGATCGGCCTCGTCAACCGCGTCGTGCCGCAGGCGGATCTCGATGCGGCGGTCGGCGCCCTCGCGACCCGGATCGCCGGCAAGGCACGGCGCGTTCTGGCGATCGGCAAGGAGGCGTTCGGCCGTCAGATCGAGATGGGCGTGGAGGAGGCCTACGGCTACGCCGCCGAGGTCATGACCCGGAACATGATGCTGGCCGACGCCCACGAGGGCATCGACGCCTTCCTGGGCAAGCGGCCGCCCCGCTGGGAACCGTAG
- a CDS encoding disulfide bond formation protein B has product MTALQARTLNALALLGCCAVLIEAFWYQFFLGELPCPLCLLQRAAFAAAGIGFALNLRFGPRPSHYGIAILGAVAGACVAARQVALHIVPGTGGFGSTLFGLHFYTLALIAFAALIVGVSVLLLGDGVFRADPRAQSGGAGRFGTACLLLFLCVVLANAVSTAAECGTGLCPDDPTRYEALDSWLGHAGPR; this is encoded by the coding sequence ATGACCGCTCTTCAGGCCCGGACCCTCAACGCCCTCGCGCTGCTCGGCTGCTGCGCCGTGCTCATCGAGGCATTCTGGTATCAGTTCTTCCTCGGAGAATTGCCCTGTCCGCTCTGCCTGCTGCAGCGGGCCGCGTTCGCGGCGGCGGGAATCGGCTTCGCGCTCAACCTGCGCTTCGGTCCGCGGCCATCCCACTACGGGATCGCGATCCTCGGCGCCGTTGCGGGCGCCTGCGTGGCGGCACGACAGGTCGCCCTGCACATCGTTCCCGGCACCGGCGGCTTCGGCTCGACGCTGTTCGGACTGCATTTCTACACGCTGGCGCTCATCGCCTTCGCCGCGCTGATCGTCGGGGTGAGTGTGCTGCTCCTCGGCGACGGGGTCTTCCGGGCCGATCCCCGGGCGCAGAGCGGCGGGGCCGGCCGATTCGGCACGGCATGCCTGCTGCTGTTCCTCTGCGTCGTTCTCGCCAATGCCGTGTCCACGGCGGCGGAATGCGGCACCGGCCTCTGCCCGGACGACCCCACGCGTTACGAGGCGCTGGACAGCTGGCTGGGGCACGCCGGCCCGCGCTGA
- a CDS encoding phospholipase D-like domain-containing protein, with the protein MDNALTRWVQSTALLRSDVEALIGFALAIGVTLHALLRKRRVSVAVGWIGLAWLSPIFGTALYLTFGINRVSRRARRLRTKPSDATSLPDTDDAVVPETLWPLDRAIRRITGLPAFAGNAVQMFRNGDAAYPVMLAAIREARASIALTSYIFRDDPTGREFCDALVEAKARGVSVRVIIDGIGGGYFRAPAYHRLTAAGVPAALFMHSALPWRMPFLNLRSHKKLLIVDGRVAFTGGLNISHPNRVALKPEHPIRDTHFRLTGPVVEQLAVAFAADWAFVAGENLDGEPWFADLEPAGTSVARAVTSGPDADVEKIEQVILQALACARKTVRFVTPYFLPDELVTGALAQAATRGITVDVIIPRVSDHPFIDWATRAHLDPLLRAGVRVWLDEPPFDHSKAMVVDDIWCFVGSANWDMRSFRLNFELNVEIIDAELAAELDRFMRGKMEARLSREDLAARVLPVRLRDAGVRLLLPYL; encoded by the coding sequence TTGGACAACGCGCTCACTCGATGGGTCCAGTCGACCGCCCTGCTGCGGTCGGACGTGGAGGCGCTCATCGGCTTCGCGCTCGCGATCGGCGTGACCCTGCATGCCCTGCTGCGCAAGCGGCGGGTGAGCGTGGCGGTCGGATGGATCGGGCTCGCCTGGCTGTCGCCGATCTTCGGCACCGCCCTGTACCTGACCTTCGGCATCAACCGAGTCTCGCGCCGCGCCCGTCGACTCCGGACCAAGCCCTCCGATGCGACGAGCCTGCCCGACACTGACGACGCGGTCGTGCCGGAGACGCTCTGGCCTCTGGACCGCGCGATCCGGCGGATCACCGGCCTCCCGGCCTTCGCGGGCAATGCCGTCCAGATGTTCCGCAACGGCGACGCGGCCTATCCCGTCATGCTCGCCGCCATCCGTGAGGCGCGGGCGAGCATCGCCCTGACGAGCTACATCTTCCGGGACGATCCCACCGGCCGGGAATTCTGCGACGCGCTGGTGGAGGCCAAGGCGCGCGGCGTGAGCGTCCGGGTCATCATCGACGGGATCGGCGGCGGCTATTTCCGCGCCCCCGCCTACCACCGCCTGACCGCCGCCGGGGTGCCGGCGGCCCTGTTCATGCACTCCGCCCTGCCCTGGCGGATGCCGTTCCTCAACTTGCGCTCGCACAAGAAGCTGTTGATCGTCGACGGACGGGTCGCCTTCACGGGTGGCCTCAACATCTCGCACCCGAACCGCGTCGCCCTGAAGCCCGAGCACCCGATCCGCGACACCCATTTCCGGCTGACCGGCCCCGTCGTCGAGCAGCTCGCCGTCGCCTTCGCGGCCGACTGGGCCTTCGTGGCCGGCGAGAACCTCGACGGCGAGCCCTGGTTCGCCGATCTGGAGCCGGCCGGCACCAGCGTCGCCCGCGCGGTCACGTCGGGCCCGGACGCCGACGTGGAGAAGATCGAGCAGGTCATCCTCCAGGCGCTGGCCTGCGCCCGCAAGACGGTCCGGTTCGTGACGCCGTACTTCCTGCCCGACGAGCTGGTCACCGGCGCCCTGGCCCAGGCCGCGACCCGCGGGATCACCGTCGACGTCATCATCCCGCGGGTCAGCGACCACCCGTTCATCGACTGGGCGACCCGGGCCCATCTCGACCCGCTGCTCCGGGCCGGCGTGCGGGTCTGGCTCGACGAGCCGCCGTTCGATCACTCGAAGGCGATGGTGGTCGACGACATCTGGTGCTTCGTCGGCAGCGCCAACTGGGACATGCGCAGCTTCCGGCTCAACTTCGAGCTGAATGTCGAGATCATCGACGCGGAGCTGGCCGCCGAGCTCGACCGGTTCATGCGCGGCAAGATGGAGGCCCGTCTCAGCCGGGAGGACCTCGCCGCCCGCGTCCTGCCGGTCCGTCTGCGCGACGCAGGCGTGCGACTGCTGCTGCCATACCTTTGA
- the hemH gene encoding ferrochelatase, with product MNERVEPAALANGRPLTTLKPAADGLPADHPKVAWGRVGVLLMNLGTPEGTTYWPMRRYLKEFLSDRRVIEVPRLIWWPLLNLVILTKRPKPKGRDYASVWNNALNEGPLKTITRGQSERLQAAMGESVVVDWAMRYGKPEVAGRIQALLDQGCDRILLVPLYPQYAAATSATACDQAFRALMDMRWQPTVRVSPPYHDDPVYIAAMADSIREGLDKLDFEPEVILTSFHGVPRSYLLKGDPYHCQCHKTGRLIREKLGLSPEKMRVTFQSRFGNEEWLKPYTDETVMELAKSGVKRMAIVAPGFTADCLETLEELDGENRHYFEENGGEQFAYIPCLNDSDLGMRVIEHVVRRELQGWI from the coding sequence ATGAACGAACGCGTCGAACCTGCCGCGCTGGCCAATGGCCGGCCCCTGACGACCCTCAAGCCCGCAGCGGACGGCCTGCCGGCCGACCACCCGAAGGTGGCCTGGGGCCGTGTCGGCGTCCTCCTGATGAATCTCGGCACGCCGGAGGGCACGACCTACTGGCCCATGCGCCGGTACCTCAAGGAGTTCCTGTCGGACCGGCGGGTGATCGAGGTGCCGCGGCTGATCTGGTGGCCGCTGCTCAACCTCGTGATCCTGACCAAGCGCCCCAAGCCGAAGGGTCGCGACTATGCCAGCGTCTGGAACAACGCCCTGAACGAGGGTCCGCTCAAGACCATCACCCGCGGCCAAAGCGAGCGCCTCCAGGCCGCCATGGGCGAGTCCGTGGTGGTCGATTGGGCGATGCGCTACGGCAAGCCCGAGGTCGCCGGCCGGATCCAGGCCCTGCTCGACCAGGGCTGCGACCGTATCCTGCTGGTGCCCCTCTATCCGCAATACGCCGCCGCCACCTCGGCGACCGCCTGCGATCAGGCGTTCCGCGCCCTGATGGACATGCGCTGGCAGCCGACGGTGCGGGTTTCGCCGCCTTATCACGACGATCCGGTCTACATCGCCGCGATGGCCGATTCGATCCGCGAGGGTCTGGACAAGCTCGATTTCGAGCCGGAGGTGATCCTCACCTCGTTCCACGGGGTGCCGCGGAGCTACCTGCTCAAGGGTGATCCCTACCATTGCCAGTGCCACAAGACCGGCCGACTGATCCGGGAGAAGCTCGGCCTGTCGCCGGAGAAGATGCGGGTGACCTTCCAGTCCCGCTTCGGCAACGAGGAGTGGCTGAAGCCCTACACCGACGAGACGGTGATGGAGCTGGCGAAATCCGGCGTGAAGCGCATGGCGATCGTCGCCCCGGGCTTCACGGCGGATTGCCTGGAAACGCTGGAGGAACTCGACGGCGAGAACCGTCACTATTTCGAGGAGAATGGCGGCGAGCAATTCGCCTACATCCCCTGCTTGAACGACAGCGACCTCGGCATGCGGGTGATCGAGCACGTGGTGCGCCGCGAGCTTCAGGGCTGGATCTGA
- the bioD gene encoding dethiobiotin synthase gives MPARAVFIAGGGTEIGKTYVTAALTRRLRTLGRPVRTLKPLASGVPPFGDPGFAESDTARLLDAQDLALDDAAVEACSPWRFSAPLSPDQAAALEGRSLDLADLVGWCRTQIAGTRGTLLIEGVGGLMSPVTETATGLDWLRALGVPALLVSGSYLGAISHALTACETLRLHAVPLLAVAVSESEGAPAPASTVAGAIARHAGAPVFCLRRGQPCPEGLTDLI, from the coding sequence GTGCCCGCGCGGGCGGTCTTCATCGCCGGGGGCGGGACGGAGATCGGCAAGACCTACGTCACCGCGGCCCTGACCCGGCGCCTCCGGACGCTGGGTCGGCCGGTCCGGACCCTCAAGCCTCTCGCGAGTGGGGTCCCGCCGTTCGGCGACCCCGGCTTCGCCGAGAGCGACACTGCCCGTCTGCTCGACGCCCAGGATCTTGCCCTCGACGACGCGGCCGTCGAGGCATGCTCGCCGTGGCGGTTCTCGGCGCCGCTCTCGCCCGATCAGGCGGCCGCGTTGGAAGGGCGGTCCCTGGACCTTGCCGACCTCGTCGGCTGGTGCCGCACGCAGATCGCCGGCACCCGGGGCACGCTCCTGATCGAGGGCGTGGGCGGCCTCATGAGCCCCGTGACCGAGACAGCCACGGGTCTCGACTGGCTGCGCGCGCTCGGCGTTCCGGCCCTTCTGGTCTCCGGCAGCTATCTCGGGGCGATCAGTCATGCGCTCACCGCCTGCGAGACTCTGCGCCTGCATGCGGTTCCCCTGCTCGCCGTGGCCGTCAGCGAAAGCGAGGGTGCGCCGGCACCGGCCAGCACGGTGGCGGGAGCGATCGCCCGCCATGCCGGCGCGCCGGTCTTCTGCCTCAGACGCGGCCAGCCCTGTCCGGAGGGACTCACCGATCTGATCTGA
- a CDS encoding peptidylprolyl isomerase: MPNTALLRRASALAVMLAMPGFALAQTPQKAPAPASTPAANTPAAAPGPDAVAASVNGKPITQGDLAIAADDPALSLPGVDEAQKKNLLVDYMVDLRVGAQAAEAAKIGDTPEFQRKLAYFRDKLLLDDYLEHEAKLAVTPESEHAIYDQTVKLMKPEEEVHARHILVDNEAEAKKIAARIKGGEDFAKVAAETSKDPGSKTEGGDLGWFTKERMVPDFANAAFAMKVGQVSDPIKTQFGWHVIKVEEKRTKPQPTFEDLKEQIDQHLIRKAQQDMILKLRSEAKIERTDAPAEAAQPVPETKKP, translated from the coding sequence ATGCCGAACACCGCCCTCCTCCGGCGCGCCAGCGCGCTTGCCGTCATGCTCGCGATGCCGGGATTCGCGCTGGCGCAGACGCCGCAGAAGGCCCCGGCTCCGGCATCGACGCCCGCGGCGAACACGCCCGCCGCGGCGCCCGGGCCGGACGCGGTTGCGGCAAGCGTCAATGGCAAGCCGATCACGCAGGGCGACCTCGCCATCGCGGCCGACGATCCGGCACTGTCGCTGCCGGGTGTCGACGAGGCGCAGAAGAAGAACCTGCTCGTGGACTACATGGTCGACCTGCGGGTCGGCGCGCAGGCGGCGGAGGCGGCCAAGATCGGCGACACGCCGGAGTTCCAGCGCAAGCTCGCCTATTTCCGCGACAAGCTCCTGCTCGACGACTACCTGGAGCATGAGGCCAAGCTAGCGGTCACGCCCGAGTCGGAGCACGCGATCTACGATCAGACCGTCAAGCTGATGAAGCCCGAGGAGGAGGTGCATGCCCGCCACATCCTCGTGGACAACGAGGCCGAGGCGAAAAAGATCGCGGCGCGCATCAAGGGCGGCGAGGATTTCGCCAAGGTCGCGGCCGAGACCTCGAAGGATCCGGGCTCGAAGACCGAGGGCGGCGATCTCGGCTGGTTCACCAAGGAGCGGATGGTCCCGGACTTCGCCAATGCGGCCTTCGCGATGAAGGTCGGCCAGGTCTCCGACCCGATCAAGACGCAGTTCGGCTGGCACGTGATCAAGGTCGAGGAGAAGCGGACCAAGCCGCAGCCGACCTTTGAGGATCTCAAAGAGCAGATCGACCAGCACCTGATCCGCAAGGCCCAGCAGGACATGATCCTGAAACTGCGCTCGGAGGCGAAGATCGAGCGCACCGACGCGCCCGCCGAGGCGGCTCAGCCGGTGCCGGAGACGAAGAAGCCCTGA
- a CDS encoding uracil-DNA glycosylase, translated as MTDTPVADALAAFRAASSPWLTLPFFAGGQADAVAARVDARIAAGARVLPAPDRIFRALTETPLPAVRAVILGQDPYPTPGDANGLAFSFVGSGRLPASLKVILAEAGSDRSAGGDLTPWARQGVLLLNSALTVEAGKAGAHLRYGWAALTDEAVAAISARPEPAVFLLWGAQARARAALIDARRHGVFESGHPSPLNRARDFPGSDPFGRANRWLTAHGGRPIEWRLG; from the coding sequence ATGACCGACACGCCTGTTGCCGATGCCCTCGCGGCCTTCCGCGCCGCCAGCTCACCCTGGCTGACGCTGCCGTTCTTCGCGGGGGGGCAGGCCGACGCGGTGGCAGCCCGCGTCGATGCCCGTATCGCCGCGGGTGCCCGCGTGCTGCCGGCGCCGGACCGGATCTTCCGCGCCCTGACGGAGACGCCGCTGCCGGCGGTGCGCGCGGTGATCCTCGGGCAGGACCCCTACCCGACCCCCGGTGACGCCAACGGCCTCGCCTTCTCGTTCGTGGGCTCGGGCCGCCTCCCCGCCTCGCTGAAGGTGATCCTGGCGGAGGCCGGCTCGGACCGTTCCGCGGGCGGCGACCTGACGCCCTGGGCGCGGCAGGGCGTCCTGCTCCTCAACAGCGCGCTCACCGTCGAGGCCGGCAAGGCCGGGGCGCATCTCCGCTACGGCTGGGCTGCGCTGACCGACGAGGCGGTCGCCGCAATCTCGGCGCGTCCCGAGCCCGCGGTCTTCCTGCTCTGGGGCGCCCAGGCCCGAGCCCGGGCGGCGCTGATCGATGCGCGCCGCCACGGCGTGTTCGAGAGCGGCCATCCCTCGCCGCTCAACCGCGCGCGGGATTTCCCCGGCTCGGATCCGTTCGGGCGGGCCAACCGGTGGCTGACCGCGCACGGTGGCCGCCCGATCGAGTGGCGCTTGGGCTGA